The following are encoded in a window of Magnolia sinica isolate HGM2019 chromosome 11, MsV1, whole genome shotgun sequence genomic DNA:
- the LOC131218070 gene encoding protein FAR1-RELATED SEQUENCE 5-like, which yields MDGNSLKSQAFDEPRRRLDFDTEIYVQKASQQIDVQEASQHVLVNVDENLDEEPELGMEFSSDESAFQFYNRYAKNTGFSARRGWVKKADDDTIILKRRFCCSKEGKKRDKKQGEPPKFRRPITRTNCLASMMIKLQMNGKYSVTKFVAEHNHEVITPTKVHMLRSHRGMTDAQKDEADNADGSGIKPREAVEYFSRRSGGRENLGFQSIDYKNYLQKKRMKVMERGDAGAVLQYFQKMQADNPSFFYAIQVDEDDQITNIFWTDAISIMDYSVFGDVVCFDTTYRINSYGRPFAPFIGVNHHKQTIIFGGALLYDETIESFKWLFETFLSAMSEKQPMTILTDQDAAMANAIASVMPGTYHRLCIWHIYQNAAKHLSHVFKGSTSFEHDLNRCI from the coding sequence atggatggtaaTTCATTAAAGAGTCAAGCATTTGATGAGCCACGTCGAAGGTTAGATTTTGACACCGAAATATATGTTCAAAAAGCAAGCCAACAAATAGATGTCCAAGAAGCAAGTCAACATGTATTGGTCAATGTAGATGAGAATTTAGATGAAGAGCCAGAACTAGGTATGGAGTTTTCTTCTGACGAGAGTGCATTTCAGTTTTACAATCGGTATGCTAAGAATACAGGGTTCAGTGCTCGAAGGGGATGGGTGAAGAAAGCAGATGATGATACCATCATACTTAAGAGAAGATTTTGTTGCTCTAAAGAAGGTAAAAAACGTGACAAAAAACAAGGTGAGCCTCCAAAATTTAGGCGTCCGATTACAAGAACTAATTGCCTAGCATCCATGATGATTAAGCttcagatgaatggaaaatatagtGTGACTAAGTTTGTTGCAGAGCATAACCATGAAGTTATCACACCAACAAAGGTACACATGTTAAGGTCACACAGAGGCATGACCGATGCTCAAAAAGATGAAGCGGATAATGCGGATGGCTCAGGAATAAAACCCAGGGAGGCTGTAGAATATTTTAGTAGACGATCTGGAGGTCGAGAGAATCTGGGTTTCCAATCCATTGACTACAAAAATTACTTGCAGAAAAAGAGAATGAAAGTGATGGAAAGGGGTGATGCAGGGGCCGTTTTACAATACTTTCAAAAAATGCAAGCGGATAATCCATCTTTTTTTTATGCAATACAAGTGGATGAAGATGATCAGATCACGAATATATTCTGGACAGATGCGATTTCAATAATGGACTATAGTGTTTTTGGAGATGTGGTTTGCTTTGATACCACGTACAGAATAAATAGTTATGGACGACCATTTGCCCCATTTATTGGGGTGAATCATCATAAGCAAACTATAATATTTGGTGGGGCTTTGCTATACGATGAAACGATTGAATCTTTCAAGTGGTTGTTCGAAACGTTTTTGAGTGCTATGTCTGAAAAACAACCGATGACAATCCTTACTGACCAAGATGCTGCAATGGCAAATGCAATAGCTTCAGTGATGCCAGGAACATATCATCGCCTATGTATTTGGCATATCTATCAGAATGCTGCCAAACACCTTAGTCATGTATTTAAAGGTTCAACAAGTTTCGAACATGATTTGAATAGATGCATATAG
- the LOC131218071 gene encoding uncharacterized protein LOC131218071 — protein MILKYNLMDNKWLQNLFKEKEKWALVYGRNTFCADMKSTQRSESMNNLSKNYLNSKYDLLRFFTHYERAVSSRRYKESMADFKMRQSTPVMFLDVKILNETAKVYTPEVFEMFQEEYKKHLRYSISKCGEFGTIAEYCVYNDKDERRTVRFDSLDGTMTCSCKKFEFVGILCGHALKVLDFYNIKEVDPRYIMKRWRRDAKEGFGRDHTRVPTKGEHNIVLGKRYKYLCSKLHRIAAMAEEHDELFKFADKYTDKFHDEMMERMKGMKEPPLRSSKSVDESMEIEHAHHEPTESEETRCAHSRRNENVDTKSACHEPTESIDIETTHPEPIEKEVTFVNSQSSQTVSGIKVKPRVRGNRRVYQNPLDKVRKKKSRTESVQPQANQERRETAQAPNIMHPTSFQPSNYSIPSPELSHLNQGTHIAVMSPSEVPIGSHVGPGHHMVIGYTPASSGSINAPLVQFRYQAPHSGMFQQNLFNIRPQTSIGTSLSRFGIPKIGPSGSISGPLVAYQPSTNL, from the exons ATGATTTTGAAGTACAATTTAATGGATAACAAGTGGTTACAAAATCtatttaaggaaaaagaaaaatgggcTTTAGTTTATGGAAGAAATACATTTTGTGCAGACATGAAAAGCACACAACGAAGTGAAAGCATGAATAACTTATCGAAAAATTATCTGAACTCTAAATACGATCTTCTGCGTTTCTTCACCCATTATGAACGGGCAGTGTCTAGTCGACGATACAAGGAATCCATGGCTGATTTCAAAATGAGGCAAAGTACCCCAGTAATGTTTCTTGATGTGAAGATTTTAAATGAAACGGCAAAGGTATACACTCCAGAGGTATTTGAAATGTTTCAAGAAGAGTATAAGAAACATCTTCGTTATTCAATTTCTAAATGTGGTGAATTTGGCACGATTGCAGAGTATTGTGTATATAATGATAAAGATGAAAGACGTACTGTTAGATTCGACTCTTTAGATGGTACAATGACGTGTAGTTGCAAGAAATTTGAGTTTGTGGGGATCCTATGTGGTCATGCAttgaaagttttagatttttataatataaaagaaGTTGATCCTCGGTATATTATgaaaagatggagaagagatGCAAAAGAAGGTTTTGGTAGAGATCATACCAGGGTACCAACAAAAGGCGAGCATAATATTGTTTTAGGTAAGCGGTACAAATATTTGTGTAGCAAGCTTCATAGAATTGCAGCAATGGCTGAGGAACATGATGAGTTATTCAAATTTGCTGATAAATACACAGATAAATTCCACGATGAAATGATGGAACGTATGAAAGGGATGAAGGAACCTCCACTAAGGTCGTCTAAATCCGTTGATGAAAGCATGGAGATTGAACACGCACATCATGAGCCGACTGAAAGTGAAGAGACTAGATGTGCGCACTCTAGACGAAATGAAAACGTTGATACTAAAAGTGCATGCCATGAGCCAACTGAAAGCATAGATATAGAAACAACACACCCTGAGCCTATTGAAAAAGAAGTTACTTTTGTTAATAGCCAAAGTTCACAAACTGTAAGTGGGATTAAAGTTAAGCCTCGAGTTAGGGGCAACCGTCGTGTGTATCAAAATCCGCTGGATAAAGTACGGAAGAAAAAATCTCGTACTGAATCCGTTCAACCACAAGCAAATCAAGAGAGACGAGAAACTGCTCAAGCACCAAACATAATGCACCCTACTTCATTTCAACCTTCAAATTATTCAATTCCTTCTCCTGAACTGAGTCATCTTAATCAG GGTACACATATTGCTGTCATGAGTCCCTCAGAAGTACCGATAGGATCCCATGTAGGACCCGGTCATCATATGGTGATTGGCTACACTCCTGCCTCTAGTGGGTCCATAAATGCACCACTGGTTCAATTTCGATACCAAGCACCTCATTCTGGCATGTTTCAACAAAATCTCTTCAACATTAGACCACAG ACTTCAATTGGTACCAGTCTGAGTCGTTTTGGAATACCTAAGATCGGCCCTAGTGGATCAATTAGTGGTCCTTTGGTTGCTTACCAACCAAGTACAAACTT GTAA